The segment GTGCGGCGCATCCGGTGCAGCAGGGTGGTGAGGATCCGGGCGCCGGAGCAGCCCAGCGGGTGGCCGAGCGCGATCGCCCCGCCGGAGGGGTTGACCAGCTCCGGGTCGAGGCCCAACTCGCGGACGGAGGCCAGCGCCTGGGCGGCGAACGCCTCGTTGAACTCGGCGCTCTCCAGGTCGGCGAGCTTCCAGCCGGAGCGCTCCAGCACCCGCCGGGTGGCCGGCACCGGGCCGATGCCCATCACGTCCGGGTGGACGCCCGCCGAGGCGCCCGCGACGTACCGGCCGAGCGGCTCCAACTCCAGCTCGGCCAGCGCCCGTTCGCTGACCAGCAGCAGCGCGGCCGCGCCGTCGTTCATCGGCGAGGCGTTGCCCGCGGTGACCGTCCCGCCGGGCCGGAACACCGGCTTCAGGGCGGCCAGCTTCTCGGCGGTGGTGTCGGGCCGGATCGACTCGTCGCGGTCGACCACCACTCCGTCCGGCCTTGCCACGGGCAGAAGTTCGGCGTCGAAGTGCCCCGACTCCCTTGCGGCGGCGGCCAGTCGGTGGCTGCGCAGGGCGAACTCGTCCTGGGCGGCGCGGTCGACGCCGTAGCGGGCGGCGACCTCCTCGGCGGTCTCGCCCATCGACAGGACGCCGTGCAGCTCGCGCATCCGCGGGTTGGTCATCCGCCAGCCGAGCCGGGTGTCGAAGGTCTCCATCCGGTGCGGCAGCGCCTCGTCCGGGCGGGGCAGCACGAACGGGGCGCGGCTCATCGACTCGCAGCCGCCCGCGACGACGACGTCCGCCTCGCCGGAGCCGATCGCCCGGGCGGCCGTGGTGACGGCCTCCATCCCGGACGCGCAGAGCCGGTTGACGGTCGCGCCCGGCACGCTGTCCGGCAGCCCGGCCAGCAGGACGGCCATCCGGGCCGGGTTGCGGTTGTCCTCGCCGGCCTGGTTGGCGGCGCCCCAGTACACGTCGTCGATCCGCGCCGGGTCCAGCGCGGGGACCCCGGCGAGCAGCCCGCGCAGCACGGCCGCCGACAGGTCGTCGGGCCGGACGGCGGACAGCGCGCCGCGCAGCCGCCCGATCGGG is part of the Kitasatospora setae KM-6054 genome and harbors:
- a CDS encoding thiolase family protein; translation: MLPVFIAAARRTPIGRLRGALSAVRPDDLSAAVLRGLLAGVPALDPARIDDVYWGAANQAGEDNRNPARMAVLLAGLPDSVPGATVNRLCASGMEAVTTAARAIGSGEADVVVAGGCESMSRAPFVLPRPDEALPHRMETFDTRLGWRMTNPRMRELHGVLSMGETAEEVAARYGVDRAAQDEFALRSHRLAAAARESGHFDAELLPVARPDGVVVDRDESIRPDTTAEKLAALKPVFRPGGTVTAGNASPMNDGAAALLLVSERALAELELEPLGRYVAGASAGVHPDVMGIGPVPATRRVLERSGWKLADLESAEFNEAFAAQALASVRELGLDPELVNPSGGAIALGHPLGCSGARILTTLLHRMRRTGARRGLATMCVGVGQGSAVLVERD